Proteins from a single region of Butyrivibrio fibrisolvens:
- a CDS encoding MarR family transcriptional regulator, with amino-acid sequence MDKLSKALSDIYSKFRIHFYMQIFSNFETREATLTTVETFSMECISALKNPTIAEFAHMMNISAPNAAYRVNSLLQKGYIEKIQSKEDQREYHIRPTKKYINYSNIYESYLKTIDERCKERFSEEDYNKLKEMLNIIDTELMPELNLEHIKKASKKNKGN; translated from the coding sequence ATGGATAAGCTTAGCAAGGCTCTATCAGATATTTACAGTAAATTCAGGATACATTTTTATATGCAGATCTTTTCAAATTTTGAAACACGTGAAGCAACGCTCACGACTGTTGAGACTTTCAGTATGGAATGTATCAGCGCTCTTAAGAATCCAACCATAGCTGAATTTGCTCATATGATGAATATCTCTGCGCCTAATGCAGCGTACAGGGTCAACAGTCTTCTTCAGAAGGGCTATATTGAGAAAATTCAGTCCAAAGAAGATCAGCGTGAGTACCATATACGTCCAACTAAAAAATACATAAACTATTCTAATATCTATGAGTCATATCTTAAGACTATAGATGAAAGATGCAAAGAGCGTTTTTCAGAGGAAGACTATAACAAGCTCAAAGAGATGCTTAATATCATCGACACCGAGCTTATGCCGGAGTTGAATCTTGAGCATATCAAAAAGGCTTCCAAAAAGAACAAAGGGAACTGA
- a CDS encoding beta-ketoacyl-ACP synthase III, producing the protein MQGIKILSVAGIHPSKKVTNDDMSRIVETDDEWIRTRTGIQSRYFCEDGESCVSMAIEASSKALERSGISKEDIGCVICATISGDYATPSVACLVQQALGLPEDIPVLDVNAACSGFIYALCVGRGLLEGGGKKYGLVIGMEQLSRLLDMTDRTTCVLFGDGGGAAVIEKDEEALFRQVLGARGGKEISCLGAGNDESFVQMDGKAVFRFAVWAMPKCIDDLLAINDGNSITLSDIDHVVCHQANSRIIDHVVKKSKEDPSKFYKNLDHFGNTSAGSIPLALSELYESGQLKKGNKLILVGFGAGLTWGGVMISFEGGKA; encoded by the coding sequence ATGCAGGGAATCAAAATATTATCGGTAGCTGGAATACATCCATCCAAAAAGGTTACCAACGACGATATGTCAAGGATCGTTGAGACCGATGACGAGTGGATAAGAACCAGAACCGGTATACAGTCAAGATATTTTTGTGAAGATGGCGAATCCTGTGTTTCCATGGCTATAGAAGCTTCAAGCAAAGCTTTGGAAAGATCGGGAATCTCCAAAGAAGATATAGGATGTGTTATCTGCGCTACTATTTCAGGGGATTATGCAACTCCTTCTGTCGCATGTCTTGTGCAGCAGGCGCTTGGTCTTCCTGAGGATATACCGGTACTTGATGTTAACGCAGCCTGTAGCGGATTTATATATGCTCTGTGCGTAGGAAGAGGCCTTCTTGAAGGCGGTGGTAAAAAATACGGACTTGTTATAGGTATGGAGCAGCTCTCCCGCCTTCTTGATATGACAGACAGAACTACATGCGTACTCTTTGGAGACGGCGGCGGTGCTGCTGTAATCGAAAAGGACGAAGAGGCTCTTTTCCGTCAGGTACTTGGAGCAAGAGGCGGCAAGGAAATATCCTGTCTTGGAGCAGGTAATGACGAAAGCTTCGTTCAGATGGACGGCAAGGCAGTTTTCAGATTTGCAGTATGGGCTATGCCTAAATGCATTGATGATCTTCTGGCTATTAACGATGGCAACAGCATAACTCTTTCAGATATCGACCACGTTGTATGTCATCAGGCTAACTCCCGTATCATCGACCATGTTGTCAAAAAATCCAAAGAAGACCCTTCCAAGTTCTATAAAAATCTCGATCATTTCGGAAATACAAGTGCCGGCTCTATACCACTTGCGCTCTCGGAATTGTACGAGTCAGGGCAGCTGAAAAAAGGCAACAAGCTTATCCTTGTCGGATTTGGCGCAGGACTTACCTGGGGCGGAGTAATGATAAGCTTTGAAGGTGGAAAAGCTTGA
- the fabZ gene encoding 3-hydroxyacyl-ACP dehydratase FabZ: protein MSLPKEPRENPNKLSAKEIAGILPHRYPFALVDVIEDYEPGAWAIGRKCVTMNEPFFQGHFPGEPIMPGVLLLEALAQTGAVALLSMPENRGKIALFGGVNKARFKKQVVPGDVVELKCELVRQEGPLGIASAEARVDGKIAVKAELMFAVSMD from the coding sequence ATGTCATTACCTAAGGAACCAAGAGAAAATCCAAATAAGCTTAGTGCTAAGGAAATCGCGGGGATACTTCCGCATCGTTATCCTTTCGCGCTTGTAGATGTCATAGAAGATTATGAGCCTGGAGCGTGGGCTATTGGAAGAAAATGCGTTACTATGAATGAGCCGTTCTTCCAGGGACACTTTCCGGGTGAGCCTATTATGCCAGGTGTACTTCTTCTTGAAGCACTGGCGCAAACAGGGGCTGTGGCTCTTCTTTCAATGCCGGAGAACAGGGGGAAGATTGCTCTGTTTGGTGGTGTTAATAAGGCTCGTTTTAAGAAGCAGGTTGTTCCGGGGGATGTTGTAGAGCTTAAGTGCGAGCTGGTTCGTCAGGAAGGGCCTCTTGGTATTGCAAGTGCTGAGGCTCGTGTTGATGGCAAGATTGCAGTTAAAGCTGAGCTTATGTTTGCCGTATCAATGGATTAA
- the accD gene encoding acetyl-CoA carboxylase, carboxyltransferase subunit beta: MSIQDKLFITCPSCERRQLIPKWEKLLYVCPVCGKYLPLSAETRLKAVFDTGTMKEMDSKMSPADPLNFPEYEEKVEKQQKKTGMKESAVCATGRIGGIKAVCVVLDSHFFMGSMSSVVGEKVTRAIEYATQKKRPLIIFSASGGARMQEGIYSLMQMAKTADAIEEFSRNGGLYISYLTHPTTGGVTASFATLGDITLAEPGALVGFAGPRVIEQTIGKKLPKGFQRAEYLESHGFVDKIVERKDMRDTLIDLLKLHQGSEHHGITLLQKKEVAFGE, encoded by the coding sequence ATGAGTATACAGGATAAACTTTTCATTACATGTCCTTCCTGTGAACGCAGACAGCTGATCCCCAAGTGGGAGAAACTTCTTTATGTATGCCCTGTCTGCGGCAAGTACCTTCCTTTGAGTGCGGAAACCCGCCTTAAGGCTGTATTCGATACAGGTACAATGAAGGAGATGGATTCAAAAATGTCTCCGGCAGATCCGCTTAATTTCCCAGAATATGAAGAAAAAGTTGAAAAACAGCAGAAAAAGACAGGCATGAAGGAATCAGCCGTATGTGCTACAGGCCGCATTGGTGGTATCAAAGCAGTATGCGTTGTTCTTGATTCACACTTTTTCATGGGATCAATGTCCAGCGTTGTTGGAGAGAAAGTTACAAGAGCAATTGAATATGCAACCCAGAAGAAAAGACCCCTTATCATCTTCTCAGCAAGTGGCGGCGCCAGAATGCAGGAAGGTATCTACTCTCTCATGCAGATGGCCAAAACAGCTGATGCTATTGAAGAGTTTTCAAGAAACGGCGGTCTTTATATAAGTTATCTGACACATCCTACTACTGGCGGTGTCACAGCTTCTTTTGCCACACTTGGAGACATAACACTTGCTGAGCCCGGCGCCCTTGTTGGATTTGCAGGACCAAGAGTTATCGAACAGACAATAGGCAAGAAGCTCCCCAAGGGATTCCAGAGAGCTGAATATCTTGAATCACACGGCTTTGTTGACAAGATAGTTGAACGAAAAGATATGCGTGATACCCTGATAGATCTTCTAAAACTCCACCAGGGAAGCGAACATCACGGCATAACTCTTCTTCAGAAAAAGGAGGTAGCATTCGGTGAATAA
- a CDS encoding nitronate monooxygenase, with protein sequence MNYLNNILGTKYPIIQGAMANIATGAFAAACSNAGGLGIIATGGMTPDVLRKEIEDARKITDKPFGVNLMLMHPQTDEFVKIVCEEKIPFVTTGAGNPGKYMDQFKKAGIFVMPVVAAPILAKHLEDCGADAIIAEGCESGGHIGEMTTMTLVPQVCDVVNIPVIAAGGVADNRQMRAVLELGACGVQVGTCLLGSIECPIHDNYKEAIIKAKGSDTIVTGRIGGTPVRVLKNKMAREYVAKEKEGATLEELEKYTLGSLRRAVFEGDTRTGSLMTGQTCGQVTSVRPVADIFADLCRGLDFSKVKEAI encoded by the coding sequence ATGAATTATTTAAATAATATACTTGGAACAAAATATCCGATCATTCAGGGAGCCATGGCCAACATCGCGACAGGCGCATTTGCAGCAGCATGTTCTAATGCAGGCGGACTTGGAATCATTGCTACAGGCGGTATGACTCCTGATGTTCTGAGAAAAGAAATTGAAGATGCAAGAAAGATAACAGATAAGCCTTTCGGCGTTAATCTCATGCTCATGCATCCTCAGACTGATGAATTCGTAAAGATCGTATGTGAGGAAAAAATTCCTTTCGTAACAACTGGTGCCGGTAATCCGGGTAAGTATATGGATCAGTTTAAAAAGGCAGGAATTTTTGTAATGCCTGTTGTTGCTGCTCCTATTCTTGCAAAGCACCTTGAAGACTGCGGTGCTGATGCGATCATTGCTGAAGGATGCGAATCCGGAGGACATATCGGAGAGATGACAACAATGACACTTGTTCCTCAGGTGTGCGATGTTGTAAATATCCCTGTAATCGCAGCAGGCGGCGTAGCAGACAACAGACAGATGCGCGCAGTACTTGAGCTTGGAGCTTGCGGTGTACAGGTTGGAACATGTCTTCTTGGATCTATCGAATGTCCTATTCATGACAATTATAAAGAGGCGATCATCAAGGCTAAAGGAAGTGACACCATCGTTACAGGACGTATCGGCGGAACTCCCGTACGTGTTCTTAAAAACAAGATGGCTCGCGAGTATGTTGCCAAGGAAAAAGAGGGTGCAACACTTGAAGAGCTTGAAAAATATACACTTGGATCACTAAGAAGAGCTGTATTTGAAGGTGATACAAGAACTGGTTCTCTTATGACAGGTCAGACCTGCGGACAGGTGACAAGCGTAAGGCCTGTAGCAGATATATTTGCAGACCTTTGCAGGGGGTTAGATTTCAGCAAAGTCAAAGAGGCTATATAA
- the fabF gene encoding beta-ketoacyl-ACP synthase II, with protein MRRVVVTGIGTVNPTGNSVSESWDAIRNGECGIGPITYFDTTDFKVKVAGEVKDFDVSKRLNKREARRMAPFTQYALYAAEEAILDSGLVDQNQKDEEGKEIPFYEAKVNADEAANCGVIISSGIGGIGIIEQEHTRGQERGWERVSPFYIPTSISNMAAGRVAISHGLKGMCTCPVTACAGGTNAVGDAFHRVRDGYEDVMVCGGAEGSITPLSIGGFSSMTALSYSEDPERASIPFDADRSGFVMGEGSGVLVLEELEHAKKRGAHIYAEIVGYGANCDAYHITAPDPEGNGAADCMRLALKDAGIKASDISYINAHGTSTHLNDAGETKAIKKVFGDDAYKVPVSSTKSMTGHLLGGAGGVEAVFCVKAVDEGFIPATIGYKNPDPECDLDIVPNEGRNADVEYAMSNSLGFGGHNACLIFKKYTA; from the coding sequence ATGCGTAGAGTCGTCGTAACAGGAATTGGAACCGTTAACCCTACCGGCAACAGCGTTTCAGAAAGCTGGGATGCTATCAGGAATGGTGAGTGCGGAATTGGCCCCATAACTTATTTTGACACAACAGATTTTAAGGTTAAGGTTGCCGGTGAAGTTAAGGATTTCGATGTTTCAAAGCGTCTTAACAAGCGTGAAGCAAGACGTATGGCACCGTTCACACAGTATGCTTTATATGCTGCAGAAGAAGCTATCCTTGATTCAGGTCTTGTGGATCAGAACCAGAAGGATGAAGAGGGCAAAGAGATACCTTTTTATGAAGCAAAGGTAAATGCAGATGAAGCTGCAAACTGCGGCGTTATCATTTCAAGTGGTATCGGCGGCATCGGTATCATCGAGCAGGAGCATACAAGAGGTCAGGAAAGAGGCTGGGAGCGTGTATCTCCTTTCTATATTCCAACTTCTATCTCAAATATGGCTGCCGGAAGAGTTGCTATATCCCACGGCCTTAAGGGTATGTGTACATGTCCTGTTACAGCCTGCGCAGGCGGAACTAATGCTGTAGGTGATGCCTTCCACAGAGTACGTGACGGCTATGAAGATGTTATGGTATGCGGCGGTGCAGAAGGTTCTATCACTCCTTTATCAATCGGTGGATTCTCTTCTATGACAGCACTTTCCTACTCAGAAGATCCTGAGCGTGCAAGTATTCCTTTTGACGCAGACAGAAGCGGATTTGTTATGGGCGAAGGAAGCGGCGTACTTGTTCTTGAAGAGCTTGAACATGCCAAGAAAAGAGGCGCTCACATCTATGCTGAGATCGTTGGATACGGCGCTAACTGCGATGCTTATCACATCACTGCTCCAGACCCTGAAGGAAACGGTGCAGCAGATTGTATGAGACTTGCTCTTAAGGATGCAGGAATCAAGGCTTCTGACATCTCTTATATCAACGCTCATGGTACATCAACTCACCTTAACGATGCAGGCGAGACCAAGGCTATCAAGAAGGTATTTGGCGATGATGCTTACAAGGTTCCTGTATCAAGTACAAAATCTATGACAGGTCATCTTCTTGGCGGCGCTGGCGGAGTTGAAGCGGTATTCTGCGTAAAGGCTGTAGATGAGGGATTTATTCCAGCAACTATCGGTTACAAGAATCCTGATCCGGAGTGCGATCTTGATATCGTTCCTAATGAAGGAAGAAACGCAGATGTTGAATACGCAATGAGTAACTCCCTTGGATTTGGCGGCCACAATGCATGCCTTATATTCAAGAAGTATACTGCTTAA
- a CDS encoding YlmH/Sll1252 family protein has translation MENDYSILVGHVKDLAGRAYQNDYTTHTNFLGLSELAAVLDEINKNGGSVSNQVYNGVKFTLYGGYEDSERNVLCFLPSYLDAENLKLQEDEGGSIVSCLKVMPVNAKFADKLTHRDFLGSLMNLGIERDIIGDILVSEDGQVAYLYILKDMEELICKELIRIKHTSVKCIPVLNKECDVRPSFEEVSGSVASERLDAILAFVYHISRSQAQELVSRQLVFIDGRTAYSAGYDLKEGARVSVRGHGKFKYLGQNGNTRKGRLMVKVAVYK, from the coding sequence ATGGAAAATGATTATTCAATACTGGTTGGCCACGTTAAGGATCTGGCCGGCAGAGCTTACCAAAATGATTACACTACGCACACAAACTTCCTGGGACTTTCTGAACTTGCAGCTGTGCTTGATGAAATAAATAAAAACGGCGGCTCTGTAAGTAACCAGGTCTATAACGGCGTAAAGTTTACATTATATGGCGGCTACGAAGACAGCGAGCGAAACGTTCTTTGCTTTCTGCCCTCCTATCTCGATGCCGAAAATTTAAAACTTCAGGAAGACGAAGGTGGATCCATCGTATCCTGCCTTAAAGTTATGCCCGTAAATGCAAAATTTGCAGACAAACTTACTCATAGAGATTTTCTTGGCAGCCTTATGAACCTCGGAATCGAAAGAGATATCATAGGTGATATCCTCGTTTCGGAAGATGGACAGGTTGCATATTTATACATCCTAAAAGATATGGAAGAACTAATTTGTAAGGAACTCATCCGCATCAAACACACTTCTGTAAAATGTATTCCTGTTCTTAATAAAGAATGTGACGTGAGACCTTCCTTCGAAGAAGTTTCCGGATCTGTTGCATCCGAAAGACTTGATGCGATTCTTGCTTTTGTCTACCACATATCCAGAAGCCAGGCTCAGGAACTCGTATCTAGGCAGCTCGTATTCATCGACGGTCGCACTGCTTACAGTGCAGGTTACGACCTAAAAGAAGGAGCACGCGTTTCCGTAAGAGGCCACGGCAAATTCAAATACCTCGGCCAGAACGGCAACACAAGAAAAGGAAGACTTATGGTTAAAGTTGCTGTATACAAATGA
- the fabG gene encoding 3-oxoacyl-[acyl-carrier-protein] reductase, whose product MSETKRCAVITGGSRGIGRAIATSFARKGYDLVIGYAGNSAKADETRELCFSAATEKGKDIRVISVQGDVSTEEGAKALTETAMNEFGRIDVLVNNAGITRDGLLMRMNTSDFDDVISTNLRGAFLMTREVTRPMMKQRYGRIINLSSIVGLHGNAGQINYSASKAGLIGLTKSTAKELASRNITCNAIAPGFINTDMTKEMTDAAKEATFATIPMKKAGEPEDIANAATFLASEKSSYITGQVLGVDGGMGC is encoded by the coding sequence ATGAGTGAAACAAAAAGATGTGCCGTTATCACAGGAGGAAGCCGCGGTATTGGAAGAGCGATCGCAACTTCTTTTGCCAGAAAAGGTTATGACCTTGTGATCGGATACGCCGGTAACAGCGCTAAAGCTGATGAAACAAGAGAGCTTTGTTTTAGTGCAGCTACGGAAAAAGGAAAAGATATACGAGTAATATCCGTTCAGGGAGACGTTTCTACAGAGGAAGGTGCTAAAGCCTTAACAGAAACTGCCATGAACGAATTTGGACGAATCGATGTCCTTGTTAATAACGCAGGTATCACAAGAGATGGCCTTCTCATGAGAATGAACACTTCTGATTTTGATGATGTTATCTCAACAAACCTTCGCGGCGCTTTCCTTATGACAAGGGAAGTTACAAGGCCTATGATGAAGCAGCGCTATGGCCGTATCATCAATCTTTCAAGTATTGTTGGTCTTCACGGTAACGCAGGTCAGATCAACTATTCTGCAAGTAAGGCAGGTCTTATAGGTCTTACAAAGTCTACAGCCAAGGAGCTTGCTTCAAGAAATATTACATGTAATGCGATAGCTCCAGGATTCATCAACACAGATATGACCAAGGAGATGACAGATGCTGCCAAGGAGGCAACCTTTGCAACTATCCCTATGAAGAAGGCGGGCGAGCCTGAGGATATAGCAAATGCAGCTACTTTCCTTGCATCTGAAAAGTCATCCTATATCACAGGTCAGGTTCTTGGAGTTGATGGCGGCATGGGATGCTGA
- the fabD gene encoding ACP S-malonyltransferase: MKKAILYAGQGAQHAGMGKDLYEKYTTFAKAFDCANDVLDFDLHKLCFEDPDGELIKTQYTQPCMVAFAAGMTALLKENGFEADYVAGLSLGEYSALEAAGVLSAREAIELAAFRGKAMAKAAEEIDCGMSAVLNLEEDVLNECCEKASKETGEVVMICNFNCPGQLVISGQKAAVDKAGEYAKEAGAKRVLPLSVSGPFHTSFMKSAGDALSDKFKDISWGKESITVLYDYLGKENEEGLSIEDLLVKQVQSPVRMEAIIRRLFELGVREFVEVGPGHALSGFIKKTAKAIGVDDYVIYGVETAAEFEEMLSQKMLTA, encoded by the coding sequence ATGAAAAAAGCTATATTATATGCCGGTCAAGGCGCTCAGCATGCAGGTATGGGCAAGGATCTGTATGAAAAGTATACAACATTTGCAAAAGCCTTCGACTGCGCAAACGACGTTCTGGATTTCGATCTTCACAAGCTCTGTTTCGAAGATCCAGATGGAGAGCTTATCAAAACTCAGTATACACAGCCCTGCATGGTTGCATTTGCTGCAGGTATGACAGCGCTTCTTAAAGAAAACGGATTTGAAGCTGATTACGTCGCAGGTCTTTCACTTGGCGAATATTCAGCATTAGAAGCTGCAGGTGTTCTTAGCGCAAGAGAGGCAATTGAGCTTGCAGCATTCAGAGGAAAGGCAATGGCCAAGGCTGCAGAAGAAATCGACTGCGGCATGAGCGCTGTCCTTAATCTTGAGGAGGATGTTCTTAACGAGTGCTGCGAAAAGGCAAGCAAGGAAACAGGCGAAGTAGTTATGATCTGTAACTTCAACTGCCCGGGCCAGCTCGTTATAAGCGGCCAGAAAGCTGCCGTAGATAAAGCAGGCGAGTATGCAAAGGAAGCCGGCGCTAAGCGCGTTCTTCCACTTTCTGTAAGCGGACCATTCCATACAAGCTTCATGAAGAGCGCCGGTGATGCTCTTTCAGATAAGTTCAAAGATATCTCCTGGGGCAAGGAATCAATCACAGTTCTCTATGATTATTTGGGAAAAGAAAATGAAGAAGGCCTTTCAATAGAGGATCTTTTAGTAAAACAGGTTCAGAGTCCTGTTCGTATGGAAGCTATCATCAGACGCTTATTTGAACTTGGCGTTAGAGAATTCGTAGAAGTTGGTCCAGGACATGCACTTTCAGGCTTTATCAAAAAGACTGCTAAAGCTATCGGCGTAGATGATTATGTGATCTACGGAGTAGAGACAGCTGCAGAATTCGAAGAGATGCTTTCGCAAAAGATGTTAACAGCATAA
- a CDS encoding acetyl-CoA carboxylase carboxyltransferase subunit alpha, translating to MNNNLTPHQRVSIERSIARPHIEDFIEHLFSDFFEQKGDHLFDEDKSIFGGIARFNGRPVTVLGHRKGHTVQENMDYNFGMPRPEGYRKALRIMQQADKFHRPIITFVDTPGAYPGKEAEEHGQGEAIARNLAAMSHLSVPVITIVTGEGNSGGALAISVANRVIMLENAVYSVLSPEGFASILWKDSGRAEEACELMKMTSYDLKEAGFCDEIIEEPEGGMQVDSEDVYENLSIAIEKALTAYSRMNAKDIIADRHEKYRNIGEVKEPVSFFRKKA from the coding sequence GTGAATAATAATCTTACACCACATCAGCGCGTTTCTATTGAACGTTCAATTGCAAGACCTCATATTGAAGACTTTATAGAGCATCTTTTTTCAGATTTTTTTGAGCAAAAAGGTGATCACCTTTTTGATGAAGACAAGAGCATCTTCGGCGGAATTGCCCGTTTTAACGGACGTCCCGTAACAGTCCTTGGCCATCGTAAGGGTCATACTGTTCAGGAAAATATGGATTATAACTTCGGAATGCCGCGTCCTGAAGGATATAGAAAGGCCTTAAGGATCATGCAACAGGCAGATAAGTTTCACCGTCCTATCATCACTTTTGTTGACACACCAGGAGCATATCCCGGTAAAGAAGCTGAAGAACACGGGCAGGGTGAAGCCATTGCAAGAAATCTTGCTGCCATGTCACATCTTTCTGTTCCTGTTATCACGATCGTTACAGGCGAAGGAAACTCCGGCGGTGCTCTTGCAATAAGCGTTGCCAACAGAGTCATCATGCTTGAAAACGCAGTATATTCAGTTCTTTCACCTGAAGGCTTTGCTTCCATACTGTGGAAGGATTCAGGAAGAGCTGAGGAAGCGTGCGAGCTTATGAAGATGACTTCCTATGATCTTAAAGAGGCAGGTTTTTGCGATGAGATCATCGAAGAGCCTGAAGGCGGAATGCAGGTAGATTCTGAAGATGTATATGAGAATCTTTCTATAGCAATAGAAAAGGCTCTCACAGCTTATTCGAGAATGAATGCAAAAGATATCATTGCCGACAGGCACGAAAAGTACAGGAATATAGGTGAGGTAAAAGAGCCTGTATCCTTTTTCCGCAAAAAGGCCTGA
- the acpP gene encoding acyl carrier protein, with protein sequence MNFEDVKKIIVDTLGCDEDKVTENASLTEDLEADSLDLVELHMALEDAIGTKIPDEVIAKLDTVGKVVAYLKENKVA encoded by the coding sequence ATGAATTTCGAAGACGTTAAGAAGATTATTGTAGACACACTTGGATGCGACGAGGATAAGGTTACAGAGAACGCTTCTCTTACAGAAGATCTTGAAGCAGATTCACTTGATCTTGTTGAGCTTCACATGGCTCTTGAAGATGCTATTGGAACAAAGATTCCTGATGAAGTAATCGCTAAGCTTGATACAGTTGGTAAGGTGGTTGCTTACCTTAAAGAGAACAAAGTAGCTTAA